A genomic segment from Gadus morhua chromosome 4, gadMor3.0, whole genome shotgun sequence encodes:
- the ric1 gene encoding guanine nucleotide exchange factor subunit RIC1 isoform X3, translating into MYFLTGWPRRLLCPLKSEEEPFYIQPSTQRFYFAVLSETQLSIWFSRPSVLIVSYIESAKAAAQFGSYQCAEWKPDDSMIAVAASNGYILLFDVLGGQEDKYLYEAVYPKGSPRVKVTPGYKQEQCAPALTLEMKKPVDLEAPITSLQSLQDDLLVCTADGYLHVLHWDGLGSNGRKAISLTTIPFSLDLQSARGGPSLDLDKVHIKCMEYCVTLDGFAAVLSDGRLGFITPLGNTVTADQLQGVWAADVMDGTCVAVNNKYRLMAFGCASGTVLVYMIDTTTGSMQLSHKLELTPKHYPDIYNKTGPVKLIRWSPDYSVVMVTWECGGLSLWSVFGAQLICTLGEDFAYRSDGTKKEPIKISSMSWGAEGYHLWVVPSIPEKRKRRRSQEQQQQEVEEKEEEEQVEEQELNEQMADPPAPCSPPRVGILQFHFIKSALTVNPCTSNQEQVLLHGEDRLYLTCGDPAQTHNYNNTNGGGGGGGADPHVPHPHAQPQPQDGSPLHSPPGHNAALSQGLSTLLGHKHWHVIQIHCTYLESNWPIRFAAIDSAGQCMAVAGRRGFAHYSLYSRKWKLFGNITQEQNMTVTGGLAWWKDFVVVACYNFIDQQEELRLYLRSSNLDNAFASVTRLPADTLLINVFRDMVILFRADCSICLYSLERRNSGPNPSASVELLQEVSMSRYIPHPALVVSVTLTSVRTETGITLKAPQQACVAESIMLNLAGQLIMLQRDRSGPQLRDKDTPPNNKKLLSFCPPVVLAQCVENVWTTCRSNRKKRHLLEALWLSCGEAGMKVWLPLFPRDHRKPHSFLSRRIMLPFHINIYPLAVLFEDALVLGASNETVLYDGLQGGGCGGAASPSEPLEALFPYCTVERTSQIYLHHILRQLLVRNLGEQALLLAQSCAGLPYFPHVMELMVHVVLEEEATSREPIPDPLLPTVAKFITEFPLFLQTIVHCARKTEYALWNYLFAAVGNPKDLFEECLMAQDLDTAASYLIILQNMEVPAVSRQHATLLFNTALEQGKWDLCRHMIRFLKAIGSGEMDTPPPTPSTQEPSSTGGFEFFRNRSISLSQSADCITTGKFNLQKTFSMPTGPSSKGREVECAENMYIDLMLWRHARHLLEQVRLRDLGCFSAQLGFELIGWLCRERNRVARVEDFVGALKTLHRDFLWPFPVLPAGSLSSPLKNGRCRAVLSTTLLKSQSADSLLHSDMDTGPAALPPVAPRGRAWLEALGPGAKDMDTGSSSSHSLHRLTPETQDAFLSPLSNKVEEYSLGSATDLTENSSVVDGDWTMVDENASTLSLSQAELEHISMELASKGPDRSQVQLRYLLHIFMEAGCLEWCVVIGLILREANVIKQVIGYLDSPEVPPETVQSVRSGLLAVDSWASTDCLGFKPFLSLIRPQLQQLMEAAAEQVHTEAFQATGPGGSKLGGGGADGLAGGGAGGGAGGGGGGGGGGGGGGGGAMGGGASARTEDSRSSTASLGLAMPSLDPPGGFPRPPAEVGPPEEGEELGDNEGEYDCTLS; encoded by the exons CCTCCAGTCCCTCCAGGACGACCTGCTGGTGTGCACAGCGGACGGATACCTCCACGTGCTGCACTGGGACGGCCTGGGCAGCAACGGGCGCAAGGCCATCAGCCTCACCACCATCCCCTTCTCCCTGGACCTGCAGTCCGCAAGAG ggggtccGTCTCTGGACCTGGACAAGGTTCACATCAAGTGCATGGAGTACTGCGTGACCCTGGACGGCTTCGCCGCCGTGCTCAGCGATGGACGGCTGGGCTTCATCACACCGCTCGGCAACACCGTCACCGCCGAC cagctGCAGGGCGTCTGGGCGGCTGACGTGATGGACGGGACGTGTGTGGCGGTCAACAACAAGTACCGGCTGATGGCCTTCGGCTGTGCCAG TGGCACTGTGTTGGTGTACATGATCGACACCACGACTGGATCAATGCAGCTCTCCCACAAGCTGGAGCTCACCCCAAAACACTACCCAG ATATCTACAACAAGACGGGCCCTGTCAAGCTCATCCGCTGGTCCCCGGACTACAGCGTTGTCATGGTGACCTGGGAATGCGGGGGCCTGTCTCTGTGGAGCGTGTTCGGAGCGCAGCTCATCTGCACCCTGGGGGAGGACTTTGC GTATCGTTCTGATGGAACCAAAAAGGAACCAATTAAAATCAGCTCTATG aGCTGGGGAGCCGAGGGCTACCACCTGTGGGTGGTCCCTAGCATaccagagaagaggaagaggaggagatcacaggagcagcaacaacaggaggtggaggagaaagaggaggaggagcaagtgGAAGAGCAAGAGTTAAATGAGCAGATGGCGGATCCACCCGCTCCTTGCTCCCCGCCGCGAGTGGGCATCTTACAGTTCCACTTCATCAAGAGCGCCCTCACTGTGAACCCGTGCACG AGTAACCAGGAGCAGGTGTTGCTCCACGGAGAAGACCGCCTCTACCTGACCTGCGGGGACCCCGCGCAGACACacaactacaacaacacaaacggcggcggcggcggcggcggcgccgacCCCCATGTCCCGCACCCCCACGCACAACCCCAGCCCCAGGACGGCAGCCCGCTGCACTCCCCTCCCGGCCACAACGCCGCTCTCTCTCAGGGCCTCAGCACTTTACTGGGACACAAACACTGGCACGTCATCCAG ATCCACTGCACATACCTAGAGAGCAATTGGCCAATCCGG tttgCAGCCATCGACTCTGCAGGCCAGTGCATGGCAGTGGCCGGGAGGCGGGGCTTCGCTCACTACTCTCTCTACAGCAGGAAGTGGAAGCTGTTTGGGAACATCACCCAG GAGCAGAACATGACCGTCACCGGGGGTCTGGCCTGGTGGAAGGACTTTGTCGTGGTGGCGTGTTACAATTTCATCGACCAGCAGGAAGAG ctgAGGCTGTACCTGCGGTCATCCAACCTGGACAATGCGTTTGCCTCGGTGACGCGCTTGCCGGCAGATACGCTGCTGATCAACGTGTTCCGGGACATGGTGATCCTGTTCCGGGCCGACTGCTCCATCTGCCTCTACAGCCTGGAGCGGAGGAACAGCGG tcCTAACCCCTCAGCCAGTGTGGAGCTGCTCCAGGAGGTGTCCATGTCCCGCTACATCCCCCATCCTGCCCTGGTGGTCTCCGTCACACTCACCTCCGTCCGCACCGAGACGGGCATCACACTCAAAGCCCCGCAGCAg GCCTGCGTGGCAGAGAGCATCATGCTGAACCTGGCCGGCCAGCTCATCATGCTACAGAGGGACCGCTCCGGGCCCCAGCTCAGGGACAAGGACACGCCCCCCAACAACAAGAAGCTG ctctccttcTGCCCCCCGGTGGTGCTGGCTCAGTGCGTGGAGAACGTGTGGACCACGTGCCGCTCCAACCGCAAGAAGCGCCACCTGCTGGAGGCGCTGTGGCTGTCGTGCGGCGAGGCGGGCATGAAGGTGTGGCTGCCGCTGTTCCCGCGCGACCACCGCAAGCCGCACTCGTTCCTCTCGCGGCGCATCATGCTGCCCTTCCACATCAACATCTACCCGCTGGCCGTGCTGTTCGAGGACGCCCTGGTGCTGGGCGCCAGCAACGAGACGGTGCTGTACGACGGGCTGCAGGGCGGGGGCTGCGGCGGGGCGGCGTCCCCCTCCGAGCCACTGGAGGCGCTGTTCCCCTACTGCACGGTGGAGCGCACCTCGCAGATCTACCTCCACCACATCCTGCGGCAGCTGCTGGTGCGGAACCTCGGAGAGCAG gccctgCTGCTGGCCCAGTCGTGCGCCGGCCTCCCCTACTTCCCCCACGTGATGGAGCTGATGGTGCacgtggtgctggaggaggaggccacgTCGCGGGAGCCCATCCCCGACCCGCTGCTGCCCACCGTGGCCAAGTTCATCACGGAGTTCCCCCTGTTCCTGCAGACCATCGTGCACTGCGCGCGCAAGACGGAGTACGCCCTGTGGAACTACCTGTTCGCCGCCGTGGGCAACCCCAAGGACCTGTTCGAGGAGTGCCTCATGGCACAGGACCTGGACACGGCCGCGTCCTACCTGATCATCCTGCAG AACATGGAGGTGCCCGCGGTGAGCCGGCAGCACGCCACGCTGCTCTTCAACACGGCCCTGGAGCAGGGCAAGTGGGACCTCTGTCGTCACATGATCCGCTTCCTCAAGGCCATTGGCTCTGGGGAGATGGACACCCCGCCCCCGACGCCCAGCACTCAG GAACCCAGCTCAACGGGAGGCTTCGAATTCTTCAGGAACCGCAGCATCAGTCTGTCCCAGTCGGCCGACTGCATCACCACGGGCAAGTTCAACCTGCAGAAGACCTTCAGCATGCCCACGGGACCCTCCTCTAAAGG gcGGGAGGTGGAGTGTGCGGAGAACATGTACATCGACCTGATGCTGTGGCGGCACGCGCGCCACCTGCTGGAGCAGGTGCGCCTGCGCGACCTGGGCTGCTTCTCGGCCCAGCTGGGCTTCGAGCTCATCGGCTGGCTGTGCCGCGAGCGCAACCGCGTGGCCCGCGTGGAGGACTTTGTGGGCGCGCTCAAGACGCTGCACCGCGACTTCCTGTGGCCCTTCCCCGTGCTGCCCGCCGGCAGCCTCAGCTCGCCGCTGAAGAACGGACGCTGCCGCGccg tgcTGAGCACAACGCTGCTCAAGTCCCAGTCGGCGGACAGCCTGCTGCACAGCGACATGGACACGGGGCCCGCCGCCCTCCCCCCGGTGGCCCCCAGGGGCCGCGCCTGGCTGGAGGccctggggcccggggccaagGACATGGACACGGGCTCCTCCTCAAGCCACTCCCTCCACCGCCTCACCCCCGAGACCCAGGACGCCTTCCTCTCGCCCCTCTCCAACAAAG tggAGGAGTACAGCCTCGGCTCGGCCACGGACCTGACGGAGAACAGCTCGGTGGTGGACGGGGACTGGACCATGGTGGACGAGAACGCCTCCACCCTGAGCCTCAGCCAGGCCGAGCTGGAGCACATCTCCATGGAGCTGGCCAGCAAGGGCCCCGACCGGTCCCAGGTGCAGCTCAG ATACCTGCTCCATATTTTCATGGAGGCGGGCTGTCTGGAGTGGTGCGTGGTGATTGGTCTGATCCTGCGCGAGGCCAATGTCATCAAGCAGGTGATTGGCTACCTGGATAGCCCCGAGGTTCCGCCCGAGACGGTGCAGAGTGTCCGCAGCGGCCTATTGGCTGTGGACTCGTGGGCCTCCACCGATTG cctGGGCTTCAAGCCCTTCCTCAGCCTGATCCGGccccagctgcagcagctgaTGGAGGCGGCGGCCGAGCAGGTCCACACCGAGGCCTTCCAGGCCACCGGCCCGGGGGGCTCCAAGCTGGGCGGGGGCGGCGCCGACGGCCTGGCGGGAGGGGGggccggaggaggagcaggaggcggaggcggcggaggaggaggaggaggtggtggaggtggaggagcgatGGGCGGGGGGGCCTCAGCCCGGACCGAGGACAGCAGATCCAGCACGGCCTCGCTGGGCCTGGCCATGCCCTCCCTGGACCCCCCTGGGGgcttcccccggccccccgccgagGTCGGGCCcccggaggagggggaggagctgggggacAACGAGGGGGAGTACGACTGCACCCTGTCATGA
- the ric1 gene encoding guanine nucleotide exchange factor subunit RIC1 isoform X2, which produces MYFLTGWPRRLLCPLKSEEEPFYIQPSTQRFYFAVLSETQLSIWFSRPSVLIVSYIESAKAAAQFGSYQCAEWKPDDSMIAVAASNGYILLFDVLGGQEDKYLYEAVYPKGSPRVKVTPGYKQEQCAPALTLEMKKPVDLEAPITSLQSLQDDLLVCTADGYLHVLHWDGLGSNGRKAISLTTIPFSLDLQSARGGPSLDLDKVHIKCMEYCVTLDGFAAVLSDGRLGFITPLGNTVTADLQGVWAADVMDGTCVAVNNKYRLMAFGCASGTVLVYMIDTTTGSMQLSHKLELTPKHYPDIYNKTGPVKLIRWSPDYSVVMVTWECGGLSLWSVFGAQLICTLGEDFAYRSDGTKKEPIKISSMSWGAEGYHLWVVPSIPEKRKRRRSQEQQQQEVEEKEEEEQVEEQELNEQMADPPAPCSPPRVGILQFHFIKSALTVNPCTSNQEQVLLHGEDRLYLTCGDPAQTHNYNNTNGGGGGGGADPHVPHPHAQPQPQDGSPLHSPPGHNAALSQGLSTLLGHKHWHVIQIHCTYLESNWPIRFAAIDSAGQCMAVAGRRGFAHYSLYSRKWKLFGNITQEQNMTVTGGLAWWKDFVVVACYNFIDQQEELRLYLRSSNLDNAFASVTRLPADTLLINVFRDMVILFRADCSICLYSLERRNSGPNPSASVELLQEVSMSRYIPHPALVVSVTLTSVRTETGITLKAPQQACVAESIMLNLAGQLIMLQRDRSGPQLRDKDTPPNNKKLLSFCPPVVLAQCVENVWTTCRSNRKKRHLLEALWLSCGEAGMKVWLPLFPRDHRKPHSFLSRRIMLPFHINIYPLAVLFEDALVLGASNETVLYDGLQGGGCGGAASPSEPLEALFPYCTVERTSQIYLHHILRQLLVRNLGEQALLLAQSCAGLPYFPHVMELMVHVVLEEEATSREPIPDPLLPTVAKFITEFPLFLQTIVHCARKTEYALWNYLFAAVGNPKDLFEECLMAQDLDTAASYLIILQGGAGTVPPPHLSPGSVQNMEVPAVSRQHATLLFNTALEQGKWDLCRHMIRFLKAIGSGEMDTPPPTPSTQEPSSTGGFEFFRNRSISLSQSADCITTGKFNLQKTFSMPTGPSSKGREVECAENMYIDLMLWRHARHLLEQVRLRDLGCFSAQLGFELIGWLCRERNRVARVEDFVGALKTLHRDFLWPFPVLPAGSLSSPLKNGRCRAVLSTTLLKSQSADSLLHSDMDTGPAALPPVAPRGRAWLEALGPGAKDMDTGSSSSHSLHRLTPETQDAFLSPLSNKVEEYSLGSATDLTENSSVVDGDWTMVDENASTLSLSQAELEHISMELASKGPDRSQVQLRYLLHIFMEAGCLEWCVVIGLILREANVIKQVIGYLDSPEVPPETVQSVRSGLLAVDSWASTDCLGFKPFLSLIRPQLQQLMEAAAEQVHTEAFQATGPGGSKLGGGGADGLAGGGAGGGAGGGGGGGGGGGGGGGGAMGGGASARTEDSRSSTASLGLAMPSLDPPGGFPRPPAEVGPPEEGEELGDNEGEYDCTLS; this is translated from the exons CCTCCAGTCCCTCCAGGACGACCTGCTGGTGTGCACAGCGGACGGATACCTCCACGTGCTGCACTGGGACGGCCTGGGCAGCAACGGGCGCAAGGCCATCAGCCTCACCACCATCCCCTTCTCCCTGGACCTGCAGTCCGCAAGAG ggggtccGTCTCTGGACCTGGACAAGGTTCACATCAAGTGCATGGAGTACTGCGTGACCCTGGACGGCTTCGCCGCCGTGCTCAGCGATGGACGGCTGGGCTTCATCACACCGCTCGGCAACACCGTCACCGCCGAC ctGCAGGGCGTCTGGGCGGCTGACGTGATGGACGGGACGTGTGTGGCGGTCAACAACAAGTACCGGCTGATGGCCTTCGGCTGTGCCAG TGGCACTGTGTTGGTGTACATGATCGACACCACGACTGGATCAATGCAGCTCTCCCACAAGCTGGAGCTCACCCCAAAACACTACCCAG ATATCTACAACAAGACGGGCCCTGTCAAGCTCATCCGCTGGTCCCCGGACTACAGCGTTGTCATGGTGACCTGGGAATGCGGGGGCCTGTCTCTGTGGAGCGTGTTCGGAGCGCAGCTCATCTGCACCCTGGGGGAGGACTTTGC GTATCGTTCTGATGGAACCAAAAAGGAACCAATTAAAATCAGCTCTATG aGCTGGGGAGCCGAGGGCTACCACCTGTGGGTGGTCCCTAGCATaccagagaagaggaagaggaggagatcacaggagcagcaacaacaggaggtggaggagaaagaggaggaggagcaagtgGAAGAGCAAGAGTTAAATGAGCAGATGGCGGATCCACCCGCTCCTTGCTCCCCGCCGCGAGTGGGCATCTTACAGTTCCACTTCATCAAGAGCGCCCTCACTGTGAACCCGTGCACG AGTAACCAGGAGCAGGTGTTGCTCCACGGAGAAGACCGCCTCTACCTGACCTGCGGGGACCCCGCGCAGACACacaactacaacaacacaaacggcggcggcggcggcggcggcgccgacCCCCATGTCCCGCACCCCCACGCACAACCCCAGCCCCAGGACGGCAGCCCGCTGCACTCCCCTCCCGGCCACAACGCCGCTCTCTCTCAGGGCCTCAGCACTTTACTGGGACACAAACACTGGCACGTCATCCAG ATCCACTGCACATACCTAGAGAGCAATTGGCCAATCCGG tttgCAGCCATCGACTCTGCAGGCCAGTGCATGGCAGTGGCCGGGAGGCGGGGCTTCGCTCACTACTCTCTCTACAGCAGGAAGTGGAAGCTGTTTGGGAACATCACCCAG GAGCAGAACATGACCGTCACCGGGGGTCTGGCCTGGTGGAAGGACTTTGTCGTGGTGGCGTGTTACAATTTCATCGACCAGCAGGAAGAG ctgAGGCTGTACCTGCGGTCATCCAACCTGGACAATGCGTTTGCCTCGGTGACGCGCTTGCCGGCAGATACGCTGCTGATCAACGTGTTCCGGGACATGGTGATCCTGTTCCGGGCCGACTGCTCCATCTGCCTCTACAGCCTGGAGCGGAGGAACAGCGG tcCTAACCCCTCAGCCAGTGTGGAGCTGCTCCAGGAGGTGTCCATGTCCCGCTACATCCCCCATCCTGCCCTGGTGGTCTCCGTCACACTCACCTCCGTCCGCACCGAGACGGGCATCACACTCAAAGCCCCGCAGCAg GCCTGCGTGGCAGAGAGCATCATGCTGAACCTGGCCGGCCAGCTCATCATGCTACAGAGGGACCGCTCCGGGCCCCAGCTCAGGGACAAGGACACGCCCCCCAACAACAAGAAGCTG ctctccttcTGCCCCCCGGTGGTGCTGGCTCAGTGCGTGGAGAACGTGTGGACCACGTGCCGCTCCAACCGCAAGAAGCGCCACCTGCTGGAGGCGCTGTGGCTGTCGTGCGGCGAGGCGGGCATGAAGGTGTGGCTGCCGCTGTTCCCGCGCGACCACCGCAAGCCGCACTCGTTCCTCTCGCGGCGCATCATGCTGCCCTTCCACATCAACATCTACCCGCTGGCCGTGCTGTTCGAGGACGCCCTGGTGCTGGGCGCCAGCAACGAGACGGTGCTGTACGACGGGCTGCAGGGCGGGGGCTGCGGCGGGGCGGCGTCCCCCTCCGAGCCACTGGAGGCGCTGTTCCCCTACTGCACGGTGGAGCGCACCTCGCAGATCTACCTCCACCACATCCTGCGGCAGCTGCTGGTGCGGAACCTCGGAGAGCAG gccctgCTGCTGGCCCAGTCGTGCGCCGGCCTCCCCTACTTCCCCCACGTGATGGAGCTGATGGTGCacgtggtgctggaggaggaggccacgTCGCGGGAGCCCATCCCCGACCCGCTGCTGCCCACCGTGGCCAAGTTCATCACGGAGTTCCCCCTGTTCCTGCAGACCATCGTGCACTGCGCGCGCAAGACGGAGTACGCCCTGTGGAACTACCTGTTCGCCGCCGTGGGCAACCCCAAGGACCTGTTCGAGGAGTGCCTCATGGCACAGGACCTGGACACGGCCGCGTCCTACCTGATCATCCTGCAG GGCGGTGCCGgtactgtccccccccctcacctgtccccTGGCTCTGTGCAGAACATGGAGGTGCCCGCGGTGAGCCGGCAGCACGCCACGCTGCTCTTCAACACGGCCCTGGAGCAGGGCAAGTGGGACCTCTGTCGTCACATGATCCGCTTCCTCAAGGCCATTGGCTCTGGGGAGATGGACACCCCGCCCCCGACGCCCAGCACTCAG GAACCCAGCTCAACGGGAGGCTTCGAATTCTTCAGGAACCGCAGCATCAGTCTGTCCCAGTCGGCCGACTGCATCACCACGGGCAAGTTCAACCTGCAGAAGACCTTCAGCATGCCCACGGGACCCTCCTCTAAAGG gcGGGAGGTGGAGTGTGCGGAGAACATGTACATCGACCTGATGCTGTGGCGGCACGCGCGCCACCTGCTGGAGCAGGTGCGCCTGCGCGACCTGGGCTGCTTCTCGGCCCAGCTGGGCTTCGAGCTCATCGGCTGGCTGTGCCGCGAGCGCAACCGCGTGGCCCGCGTGGAGGACTTTGTGGGCGCGCTCAAGACGCTGCACCGCGACTTCCTGTGGCCCTTCCCCGTGCTGCCCGCCGGCAGCCTCAGCTCGCCGCTGAAGAACGGACGCTGCCGCGccg tgcTGAGCACAACGCTGCTCAAGTCCCAGTCGGCGGACAGCCTGCTGCACAGCGACATGGACACGGGGCCCGCCGCCCTCCCCCCGGTGGCCCCCAGGGGCCGCGCCTGGCTGGAGGccctggggcccggggccaagGACATGGACACGGGCTCCTCCTCAAGCCACTCCCTCCACCGCCTCACCCCCGAGACCCAGGACGCCTTCCTCTCGCCCCTCTCCAACAAAG tggAGGAGTACAGCCTCGGCTCGGCCACGGACCTGACGGAGAACAGCTCGGTGGTGGACGGGGACTGGACCATGGTGGACGAGAACGCCTCCACCCTGAGCCTCAGCCAGGCCGAGCTGGAGCACATCTCCATGGAGCTGGCCAGCAAGGGCCCCGACCGGTCCCAGGTGCAGCTCAG ATACCTGCTCCATATTTTCATGGAGGCGGGCTGTCTGGAGTGGTGCGTGGTGATTGGTCTGATCCTGCGCGAGGCCAATGTCATCAAGCAGGTGATTGGCTACCTGGATAGCCCCGAGGTTCCGCCCGAGACGGTGCAGAGTGTCCGCAGCGGCCTATTGGCTGTGGACTCGTGGGCCTCCACCGATTG cctGGGCTTCAAGCCCTTCCTCAGCCTGATCCGGccccagctgcagcagctgaTGGAGGCGGCGGCCGAGCAGGTCCACACCGAGGCCTTCCAGGCCACCGGCCCGGGGGGCTCCAAGCTGGGCGGGGGCGGCGCCGACGGCCTGGCGGGAGGGGGggccggaggaggagcaggaggcggaggcggcggaggaggaggaggaggtggtggaggtggaggagcgatGGGCGGGGGGGCCTCAGCCCGGACCGAGGACAGCAGATCCAGCACGGCCTCGCTGGGCCTGGCCATGCCCTCCCTGGACCCCCCTGGGGgcttcccccggccccccgccgagGTCGGGCCcccggaggagggggaggagctgggggacAACGAGGGGGAGTACGACTGCACCCTGTCATGA